From Antedon mediterranea chromosome 9, ecAntMedi1.1, whole genome shotgun sequence, a single genomic window includes:
- the LOC140058167 gene encoding uncharacterized protein — protein MSHNFLKLNDDKTEFIIFASPHQKNKCKDLSFSIGECEIDQAPYVKNLGILIDSSMTMSTKISRITSRSTYHLRNIRRIRRYISREATRIITETRKFDHITPILKDLHWLPVSYRIIFKILLITFKTLNGEGPQYLRDLLVRHAPAQNLRSSSLQQLIVPRSRHSWGDRSVAATCLWNALPSHIRSSKSTDVFKSALKTHLLSKFVRLLFS, from the coding sequence ATGTCTCATAACTTCCTTAAACTGAATGATGACAAGACGGAATTCATTATTTTTGCATCTCCTCATCAAAAGAATAAATGCAAAGATCTCAGCTTCAGCATCGGAGAGTGTGAAATTGATCAAGCTCCATATGTCAAGAATTTAGGCATCTTGATTGACTCATCAATGACCATGAGTACAAAAATTTCCAGAATAACCAGTAGATCAACCTATCATCTTCGAAATATTAGAAGGATAAGGAGGTATATTTCAAGGGAGGCAACTCGAATCATAACTGAAACAAGGAAATTTGATCACATCACTCCGATTTTGAAAGATCTCCACTGGCTGCCGGTCTCATATAGAATAATTTTCAAGATTTTACTTATAACGTTCAAGACATTAAATGGTGAAGGTCCGCAGTACCTCCGTGATTTGCTGGTCAGGCATGCGCCAGCTCAGAATCTTAGGTCTAGTAGTCTGCAACAACTTATTGTTCCTAGGTCTAGGCATTCATGGGGTGACAGGTCAGTTGCTGCAACTTGTCTCTGGAACGCATTACCATCACATATTAGATCTAGCAAGTCTACTGATGTGTTCAAGAGTGCACTTAAGACACATCTGCTGTCGAAATTTGTAAGGCTATTGTTTAGTTAG